A genomic region of Ignavibacteria bacterium contains the following coding sequences:
- a CDS encoding methylmalonyl-CoA mutase family protein translates to MGNNDLKEKKLQWKKEAESQPTIPITFNSISGNKVEILYTPDDLGDFDYERDLGFPGEFPFTRGIHKNMYRGRLWTMRQFAGFGTPEDTNKRFKYLLEHGQTGLSVAFDLPTLMGWDADAPMSEGEVGICGVSVSSLVDMEKLFDGIPLGEVSTSMTINSPAAMIFAFYLAVAEKQGVDFKKLRGTLQNDILKEYIAQKEYIFPPRPSLKIIVDMIEYCTNEVPQWNPVSISGYHIREAGSTAAQELAFTLADGFAYIEACIERGMDVDSFAPRLSFFFNSHLDFFEEIAKFRAARRIYARRMKEVYKAKNPRSWWLRFHTQTAGCSLTAQQPENNIIRTAFEALAAVLGGTQSLHTNSMDETLALPSEKAVKIALRTQQIIAYETGVINTIDPLGGSYYIEALTNRLEEEANEYFRKIDELGGVIPAIEMGFFQKEIANAAYRYQKEIEEKQRIIVGVNEFVEKEEKIEIPILYIPPEVEIKQREALAKLRQERNNEIVKEKLEALHQAAVDEKNIMPYVLDCARNYVTLGEMVDELKKVYGIYEESIVF, encoded by the coding sequence ATGGGAAACAATGATTTAAAGGAGAAAAAACTCCAATGGAAAAAAGAGGCTGAATCTCAGCCAACAATTCCAATCACTTTCAACTCAATCAGCGGCAATAAGGTAGAAATTCTTTACACTCCTGATGATCTTGGAGATTTTGATTACGAAAGAGATCTTGGTTTTCCCGGTGAGTTTCCATTTACTCGTGGAATACATAAAAATATGTATCGGGGAAGATTGTGGACAATGCGGCAATTTGCAGGATTTGGAACACCTGAAGACACAAACAAAAGATTTAAGTATTTACTTGAACATGGGCAAACGGGTCTCTCTGTTGCATTTGATTTACCAACTTTAATGGGCTGGGATGCAGACGCTCCAATGTCAGAAGGTGAAGTCGGAATTTGTGGTGTTTCGGTTTCTTCACTTGTTGATATGGAAAAACTTTTTGATGGAATTCCACTCGGTGAAGTTTCAACTTCTATGACTATTAACTCACCAGCTGCAATGATTTTCGCTTTTTATCTTGCTGTTGCTGAAAAACAGGGCGTTGATTTCAAAAAATTAAGAGGAACTTTACAGAACGATATTTTGAAAGAATACATCGCTCAAAAAGAATACATTTTTCCGCCGAGACCTTCGCTTAAAATTATTGTCGATATGATTGAATACTGCACCAATGAAGTTCCACAATGGAATCCCGTCTCAATTTCAGGTTACCACATTCGTGAAGCTGGTTCAACTGCGGCTCAAGAACTCGCATTCACACTTGCTGATGGATTTGCTTACATCGAAGCGTGTATTGAACGAGGTATGGATGTAGACTCATTTGCACCACGACTTTCGTTTTTCTTTAATTCTCACTTAGATTTTTTTGAAGAGATAGCAAAATTTAGAGCGGCTCGAAGAATTTATGCTCGACGGATGAAAGAAGTTTACAAAGCAAAAAATCCGAGAAGCTGGTGGCTAAGATTTCATACTCAAACTGCGGGATGTTCGTTGACAGCTCAACAGCCTGAAAATAATATTATTAGAACAGCTTTTGAAGCACTTGCAGCTGTATTAGGCGGAACTCAATCTTTACATACAAATTCAATGGATGAGACACTCGCACTTCCCAGTGAGAAAGCTGTTAAAATCGCATTGCGGACTCAACAAATTATTGCTTATGAAACGGGTGTGATTAATACAATCGATCCACTCGGAGGAAGTTATTATATCGAAGCTTTAACAAATCGTCTGGAAGAAGAAGCAAATGAATATTTCAGAAAGATTGATGAACTTGGCGGGGTAATCCCAGCTATTGAAATGGGATTCTTCCAGAAAGAGATCGCAAATGCAGCTTATCGTTATCAGAAAGAGATTGAAGAAAAGCAAAGAATAATTGTTGGTGTTAATGAGTTTGTGGAGAAGGAAGAAAAAATTGAAATTCCAATTCTTTACATTCCGCCAGAAGTTGAAATCAAACAAAGAGAAGCTTTAGCAAAACTTCGTCAGGAAAGAAATAATGAAATTGTAAAAGAAAAACTTGAAGCATTGCATCAGGCTGCTGTTGATGAGAAAAATATTATGCCTTATGTGCTTGATTGTGCAAGAAATTATGTAACTCTAGGTGAAATGGTTGATGAACTCAAAAAAGTTTATGGTATTTATGAAGAAAGCATTGTTTTCTGA
- a CDS encoding decaprenyl-phosphate phosphoribosyltransferase gives MKKALFSEIKDLLQLIRVKQWIKNFFLFAPLIFSHHLFQTDYLFTVIQAFIAFCFISSVVYIINDIADLEQDKNHPVKKNRPLPSGKISKSTAILISLIFFIGMVSLAYNLNTKFKIAIATYFIINILYSFKLKQIVLLDIFFIAFGFMIRIIAGGWVINVYISSWLILTTLFLSLFLAVTKRRSELAVIDNNSSTRKVLEQYSINFADQMATIAAAGTVISYALYTVSERTKELFHTENLIFTTPFVVYGIFRYLYLVHKKNLGENPTYIVTSDLPMIINILLWILFSIGIIYKQKFNISLW, from the coding sequence ATGAAGAAAGCATTGTTTTCTGAAATAAAAGATCTTTTACAGCTTATTCGTGTAAAACAGTGGATTAAAAATTTTTTCTTATTTGCACCGCTGATTTTTTCGCATCATTTGTTTCAGACTGATTATTTGTTTACAGTTATTCAGGCATTTATTGCATTCTGTTTTATTTCAAGCGTAGTTTATATAATAAATGATATAGCCGATCTTGAACAGGACAAAAATCATCCAGTAAAGAAAAATCGTCCATTACCTTCAGGCAAAATTTCTAAATCAACTGCAATTTTGATTTCATTAATTTTCTTCATTGGAATGGTCAGCCTGGCTTACAATTTGAACACGAAGTTTAAAATTGCTATCGCAACTTATTTCATTATTAATATCCTGTATAGTTTCAAATTAAAGCAGATTGTTTTGCTCGATATTTTTTTCATTGCTTTCGGTTTTATGATTAGAATAATTGCCGGTGGTTGGGTTATCAATGTTTACATTTCAAGCTGGTTAATCCTTACAACTTTATTTCTCTCATTATTTCTTGCAGTGACTAAAAGAAGAAGTGAGCTTGCTGTAATCGATAATAATTCAAGCACGAGAAAAGTTCTGGAACAGTATTCTATCAATTTTGCAGATCAAATGGCTACAATTGCAGCTGCGGGTACTGTAATCTCTTATGCGCTTTATACTGTCTCCGAAAGAACAAAAGAGTTATTCCATACAGAAAATTTGATATTTACAACTCCGTTTGTTGTGTATGGAATTTTCAGATATCTTTATTTAGTGCATAAGAAGAATCTTGGAGAAAATCCAACATATATTGTGACTTCAGATTTACCAATGATCATTAACATTCTGCTCTGGATTTTGTTTTCAATTGGCATTATATATAAACAAAAGTTTAATATTTCGTTGTGGTGA